Proteins encoded in a region of the Flammeovirga yaeyamensis genome:
- the leuD gene encoding 3-isopropylmalate dehydratase small subunit: MKYTKSTCVPLKIENVDTDQIIPARFLKATTKEGFGDNLFRDWRYDKQDQPIADFVLNQDTYKGEILVAGKNFGCGSSREHAAWAIGDYGFKIVVSSFFADIFRGNSLNNGILPLIVSEEFLAELFTDIEADPSTTLEVDLESQTAWISGKENNKQSFEIDDYKKMCLINGYDDIDYLLSLKEEIAQYESNRAYTFNV; the protein is encoded by the coding sequence ATGAAATATACAAAATCAACTTGTGTTCCCTTAAAAATAGAGAACGTAGATACTGATCAGATTATCCCTGCTCGTTTCTTAAAAGCAACAACAAAAGAAGGATTTGGTGATAACCTTTTTAGAGATTGGAGATACGACAAGCAAGATCAGCCTATTGCTGATTTCGTTTTGAACCAAGACACTTACAAAGGTGAAATTCTTGTTGCTGGTAAAAACTTTGGTTGTGGTTCTTCTCGTGAGCACGCAGCTTGGGCTATTGGCGATTATGGTTTTAAAATCGTAGTATCAAGCTTCTTCGCTGATATCTTTAGAGGCAACTCTTTGAACAATGGTATTTTACCTTTGATCGTATCAGAAGAGTTCCTTGCAGAACTATTTACTGATATCGAAGCTGATCCATCAACTACTTTAGAAGTAGACTTAGAGTCTCAAACTGCTTGGATCTCTGGAAAAGAAAATAACAAACAATCTTTCGAGATTGATGACTATAAAAAAATGTGCTTGATAAATGGTTATGATGATATCGACTATTTATTAAGTCTGAAAGAGGAAATAGCACAATACGAATCCAATAGGGCTTATACTTTTAATGTATAA
- a CDS encoding GAF domain-containing protein encodes MIFHKTVRFRLLLLFVINTTLLLVTLAVVYFGTRSLIETNSLNEQFKACNTIYTESEIYYKNFLLDDLNSAEFYKNRKSTNTTRSVNLLDSALFTVEEVRKKMDDLNDVRAKELEFLRTDLEQLKSQQDFLMRKFLDLGYKDWGMIGNMRSKAHKIEKTEINYDLGLLLTLRRHEKDFLLRGEQKYLKLFDESVTEFEKSIIKLYLSPSTNLTEQDIRNLRAGLAAYQFGMHKVGDLFKVIGRSGNGGLMKSVSDLQEKINTRLLSLSENISSSNEVYLQWMLGLFLVIFILQSIILSWFIFGFSTMVSKKFSFLNKVTQRLVKGESINDLKEEIKNDHDEIADISELLIDINDQFQAAHDFSNRVGEGEVDVTYTNKYTDKPLALDLIKMRNQFQKVQELEHKRNWVTNGMAKFAQLLREKFDEESEWYDNLLRNTISYVGASQGTFILLRDDFKGGQTLDLVALYAYDKKRYDEKQYSLETGLLGQVYKEKEMLYIEDVPEDYVNITSGMGESRPNALIILPLIYAEKMYGILEISSFDKFDKYQVNFLENLSEIIASSIADMNTSRVVIQLNEELSKQKERVRELENIINENVEN; translated from the coding sequence ATGATATTTCACAAGACCGTACGTTTCCGACTTTTACTCTTATTTGTAATCAATACAACATTGTTATTGGTTACCTTAGCCGTGGTCTATTTTGGAACAAGGTCGTTGATAGAAACCAATAGTTTAAATGAACAATTTAAAGCTTGTAATACCATTTATACTGAATCGGAAATTTATTACAAGAACTTTTTATTGGATGATTTAAACAGTGCTGAATTTTATAAAAACAGAAAAAGTACGAACACAACACGATCAGTCAACCTGCTTGACTCTGCTTTATTTACGGTAGAGGAGGTAAGAAAAAAGATGGACGATTTAAATGATGTACGTGCAAAAGAATTAGAATTTTTAAGAACTGACTTAGAGCAACTAAAATCACAACAAGACTTTTTAATGCGTAAATTTCTAGATCTTGGTTACAAAGATTGGGGAATGATTGGCAACATGAGAAGCAAGGCGCATAAAATTGAGAAGACTGAAATTAATTATGATCTAGGCTTATTATTAACGCTAAGAAGACATGAAAAAGATTTCCTTCTCAGAGGAGAACAGAAATATTTAAAACTGTTTGATGAGTCTGTTACTGAATTTGAAAAAAGCATTATCAAATTATATTTATCTCCTTCTACCAATCTTACAGAACAAGATATTCGTAATCTAAGAGCTGGACTTGCTGCCTATCAGTTTGGTATGCATAAAGTTGGAGACTTGTTTAAAGTGATAGGTAGATCGGGGAATGGGGGACTAATGAAATCAGTTTCCGACCTTCAGGAAAAAATAAATACAAGATTATTAAGTCTATCAGAAAATATTTCTTCTTCTAACGAGGTGTACCTTCAATGGATGTTAGGCTTGTTCTTAGTGATCTTCATTTTACAATCAATTATTCTTTCATGGTTTATTTTTGGATTTTCCACTATGGTATCCAAGAAATTCTCCTTCTTGAATAAGGTGACACAAAGATTAGTCAAAGGAGAATCAATCAACGATTTAAAAGAAGAGATTAAAAATGATCATGATGAGATTGCTGATATCTCTGAACTTCTGATAGATATTAATGATCAGTTTCAAGCCGCTCATGATTTCTCTAATAGGGTTGGTGAAGGTGAAGTTGATGTGACTTACACTAATAAATATACCGATAAACCCTTAGCACTTGATTTGATTAAGATGAGAAATCAATTCCAAAAAGTGCAAGAGTTAGAACACAAAAGGAATTGGGTAACAAACGGTATGGCTAAGTTTGCCCAACTACTTAGAGAGAAATTTGATGAAGAATCGGAGTGGTACGACAATCTATTAAGAAATACGATTTCTTATGTTGGAGCAAGTCAAGGTACTTTTATTCTTTTAAGAGATGATTTTAAAGGCGGACAAACTTTAGATCTAGTTGCTTTATATGCCTATGACAAAAAGCGATATGATGAAAAGCAATATAGTTTAGAAACAGGGTTATTAGGTCAGGTATATAAAGAAAAAGAAATGCTTTATATAGAAGATGTTCCTGAAGATTATGTGAATATCACTTCCGGAATGGGAGAATCTAGACCAAATGCATTAATTATACTTCCGTTAATCTATGCAGAAAAAATGTATGGTATTTTGGAGATCTCATCTTTCGATAAATTCGATAAATATCAAGTGAACTTTTTAGAGAATCTTTCTGAAATTATAGCGTCTAGTATTGCAGATATGAATACCTCAAGGGTTGTAATTCAGTTGAATGAGGAATTATCAAAACAAAAAGAAAGAGTAAGAGAGTTAGAGAATATTATTAATGAAAATGTAGAAAATTAA
- the leuC gene encoding 3-isopropylmalate dehydratase large subunit — protein MSSNKPRTLFEKVWDSHVVQRKENYPDVLYIDTHFIHEVTSPQAFNGLRARGIELARVDQTWGTADHNVPTKDQHLPIKEALSRHQVETLHKNCDEFGVKLYGLGHPFQGIVHVIGPELGVTQPGKTIVCGDSHTSTHGAFGSIAFGIGTSQVEQVMSSQCTLQNKPKAMRIVVDGELQEGITAKDIVLYVISKLSASGGTGYFVEFAGSAIQGLSMEGRMTVCNMSIEMGARGGIIAPDQTTFDYLEGREFSPKGEAWDKSVAYWKSLPTDDGATFDAEHVYDAADIAPMVTYGTNPGMGVGVDQSVPTPESASDKKALEYMGLKEGEAIIGKPIDYVFIGSCTNARIEDLRAVAEFVKGKKKADGVNVWIVPGSKQVEKQAIAEGLDKIYAEAGFELREPGCSACLGMNEDKVPAGMYCISTSNRNFEGRQGPGARTLLASPLTAAAAAVNGHIVDVREQLATV, from the coding sequence ATGAGCAGTAACAAACCAAGAACACTCTTCGAAAAAGTGTGGGATAGTCACGTCGTCCAAAGAAAAGAAAATTACCCAGATGTACTTTACATCGACACACATTTTATCCACGAAGTAACAAGTCCTCAAGCTTTTAACGGCCTCCGTGCAAGAGGTATCGAACTCGCTAGAGTAGACCAAACTTGGGGTACTGCAGATCATAACGTTCCTACGAAAGATCAGCATCTTCCTATTAAAGAAGCCCTTTCAAGGCATCAAGTAGAGACTTTACATAAGAACTGCGACGAGTTTGGCGTAAAACTTTATGGCTTAGGACACCCTTTTCAAGGGATTGTTCACGTTATCGGACCAGAATTGGGAGTAACACAGCCAGGTAAAACAATTGTATGTGGAGATTCACACACTTCTACACATGGAGCCTTCGGTTCTATTGCGTTTGGAATCGGAACATCACAGGTGGAACAAGTCATGTCTTCACAGTGTACACTTCAGAATAAACCAAAGGCAATGCGTATCGTTGTTGATGGCGAATTACAAGAAGGTATAACGGCTAAAGACATCGTTTTATATGTTATTTCTAAACTGTCTGCTTCAGGCGGTACAGGTTATTTTGTAGAATTTGCTGGTTCTGCTATCCAAGGTTTATCTATGGAAGGTAGAATGACAGTTTGTAATATGAGTATCGAGATGGGTGCGAGAGGAGGAATCATTGCTCCTGACCAAACTACATTCGATTACTTAGAAGGTCGTGAGTTTTCTCCAAAAGGTGAAGCTTGGGACAAATCGGTGGCTTACTGGAAATCGTTACCAACAGACGATGGTGCTACTTTCGATGCTGAGCATGTATATGATGCAGCAGACATTGCTCCAATGGTTACTTATGGTACAAACCCTGGTATGGGTGTTGGTGTTGACCAATCGGTACCAACTCCAGAAAGTGCATCTGATAAAAAAGCCCTAGAATATATGGGTCTTAAAGAAGGTGAAGCCATCATCGGTAAACCAATCGATTATGTATTTATTGGTAGCTGTACAAACGCACGTATCGAAGATTTAAGAGCTGTAGCTGAATTTGTGAAAGGCAAAAAGAAAGCAGATGGCGTAAATGTTTGGATCGTCCCAGGTTCTAAACAAGTCGAAAAACAAGCGATTGCTGAAGGTTTGGATAAAATCTATGCAGAGGCTGGTTTCGAACTTAGAGAGCCAGGTTGTTCTGCTTGTTTAGGTATGAACGAAGATAAAGTACCTGCAGGTATGTACTGTATCTCTACTTCCAACAGAAACTTCGAAGGCCGTCAAGGTCCTGGAGCTAGAACATTATTAGCTTCTCCATTAACTGCTGCCGCTGCTGCTGTTAACGGACATATTGTTGATGTTAGAGAGCAATTAGCTACTGTTTAA
- the nhaC gene encoding Na+/H+ antiporter NhaC, whose translation MNLTHRKPSFLDSILPIIFLVVLLGLNVTVFKDTGLDGSNQIALLLSTAVVGVIAFFKLKISFDTLLDGVVNSISSAMSSILILLMIGALSGAWLFSGIVPTMVYYGLQILNPSIFLFATIIICAIVSVATGSSWSTIATVGIALLGIGTTLNLPEGIVAGAIISGAYFGDKMSPLSDTTNLAPAVAGTDLFTHIRYMVYTTVPSFGIAAVIFLIMGFTYDTKVSPENVESVLTALEQSFHISPVLFIVPAVVVFMIIKKVPALPALFIGALAGVVIGILYQPKAVEIISASADDYLNVEGWKSFYFVALKSMYGGFEIESENMVVTKLLKSGGMAGMLNTIWLIITAMTFGGAMEVSGMLEKITSTIISKVTSETGLFASVAGTCVFFNFTASDQYLSIVVPGKMYAKAFKEKGLAPENLSRTLEDTATVTSVLVPWNTCGVAQSTVLQVPTVAYLPYCFFNILSPLMTLLFAALKIRISRIGEDKE comes from the coding sequence ATGAATTTAACACACAGAAAACCATCATTTTTAGACTCCATCCTACCCATCATTTTCTTAGTAGTATTACTCGGACTTAATGTTACGGTCTTTAAGGATACAGGATTAGATGGTTCCAACCAAATTGCTTTACTTTTATCTACTGCAGTAGTAGGGGTGATTGCTTTCTTTAAACTAAAAATATCTTTCGATACATTATTGGATGGCGTGGTGAATAGTATTTCATCAGCAATGTCATCAATTTTGATCTTATTAATGATTGGAGCTTTGTCTGGAGCATGGCTATTTAGTGGGATCGTACCTACTATGGTATACTATGGCTTACAGATCTTAAATCCATCTATTTTCCTATTTGCAACAATTATTATTTGTGCAATTGTTTCGGTAGCCACAGGGTCTTCTTGGTCGACTATTGCAACAGTAGGTATTGCCTTACTAGGTATTGGAACAACACTAAACCTTCCTGAAGGTATTGTAGCAGGTGCAATTATTAGTGGAGCTTATTTTGGAGATAAAATGTCTCCCTTATCAGATACAACCAACTTGGCGCCGGCAGTAGCAGGAACAGATTTATTTACTCATATTAGATATATGGTATACACAACAGTTCCTTCTTTTGGTATTGCAGCAGTTATCTTTTTAATCATGGGCTTTACCTATGATACAAAGGTATCTCCAGAGAATGTAGAATCTGTATTGACAGCGTTAGAGCAATCATTTCATATCTCGCCAGTATTATTTATCGTACCGGCTGTAGTAGTGTTTATGATTATCAAGAAAGTTCCTGCATTACCGGCTTTATTTATTGGTGCTTTAGCAGGTGTAGTCATTGGTATATTATATCAGCCAAAAGCAGTTGAAATCATTTCAGCTAGTGCAGATGATTACTTAAATGTAGAAGGTTGGAAGTCTTTCTATTTCGTTGCTTTGAAGTCAATGTATGGAGGTTTCGAAATCGAATCTGAAAATATGGTGGTAACTAAGTTATTAAAATCAGGTGGTATGGCAGGGATGCTGAATACGATTTGGTTAATTATTACTGCTATGACTTTTGGTGGAGCAATGGAAGTATCAGGTATGTTGGAGAAGATTACATCAACAATTATCAGTAAAGTAACTTCTGAAACAGGTTTGTTTGCCTCAGTAGCAGGTACTTGTGTATTCTTTAATTTTACGGCTTCAGATCAATATTTATCGATTGTTGTTCCTGGTAAAATGTATGCAAAAGCTTTTAAAGAAAAAGGATTAGCCCCAGAAAATTTAAGTAGAACGTTAGAAGATACAGCTACTGTAACCTCTGTATTGGTTCCTTGGAATACTTGTGGTGTAGCACAGTCTACTGTTTTACAAGTTCCGACTGTAGCTTATCTTCCTTACTGTTTCTTTAATATTTTAAGTCCGTTAATGACATTACTTTTCGCAGCACTTAAAATTAGAATAAGCAGAATTGGAGAGGACAAAGAATAG
- the dxs gene encoding 1-deoxy-D-xylulose-5-phosphate synthase, translated as MLIEPGELLAKINAPSDLRKLPLEKLYQVCDELREFIIDNVSIYGGHFGASLGVTELSVALHYVYNTPYDRIVWDVGHQAYNHKILTGRRDNFHTNRQYGGLAGFPKRDESEYDTFGVGHSSTSISAALGMAIASKEKGEHDRMHIAVIGDGSMTAGMAFEAMNHAGASDANILIILNDNRMAIDPNQGALKDYLTDITTSPMYNKLKDEVWNMLGKVKKIGPHARQAVASAENALKSALLEQSNLFEALGLRYFGPVDGHDMNHLVHVLNDLKNIPGPKILHAVTVKGKGYALAEKDQTKWHAPGKFDKLTGEIKKKTFSAPQPPKYQVVFGETILEMAKENEKIMGITPAMPSGSSLNIMMKAMPDRAIDVGIAEQHAVTFAAGLAAEGMVAFCNIYSSFMQRAYDQVIHDVCIQNLPVIFCLDRAGFAGADGATHHGAYDIAFMRCIPNLVVAAPMNEAELRYMMKTAEQHRTSPFCIRYPRGQGVMPEWRVPLETIEVGKGRTVHEGEDVAILTFGHIGNYVVQLRDRFQSEGLNPGHYDLRFAKPLDHDLLKEVFDKYDKIITVEDGCLQGGIGSAVLEWMMDNQYTNKRVVRLGIPDTIIEHGEQIELQAEAGFDHEGIFQAVANLSEKVQNAEVILEKNKII; from the coding sequence ATGCTTATAGAACCAGGTGAACTTCTTGCGAAAATTAACGCACCTTCAGACTTGCGTAAGCTTCCATTAGAGAAGCTTTATCAAGTATGCGATGAATTGCGTGAGTTCATTATTGACAATGTTTCTATATATGGTGGACACTTCGGTGCAAGCTTAGGAGTTACTGAACTCTCTGTGGCTTTACATTATGTATATAACACACCCTATGATCGTATCGTTTGGGACGTTGGTCACCAAGCATACAACCACAAAATACTAACAGGAAGAAGAGATAATTTTCACACGAATCGTCAGTACGGAGGACTTGCTGGTTTTCCTAAACGTGACGAAAGTGAATACGATACTTTTGGTGTAGGTCACTCATCTACATCAATTAGTGCTGCTTTAGGTATGGCGATCGCATCAAAAGAAAAAGGCGAGCACGATAGAATGCATATTGCCGTGATTGGCGATGGTTCGATGACTGCAGGTATGGCTTTCGAAGCGATGAACCATGCAGGTGCATCAGATGCAAATATTCTGATTATACTTAATGATAACAGAATGGCCATCGATCCCAATCAGGGAGCTTTAAAAGATTATCTAACAGACATCACAACTTCCCCAATGTACAACAAGCTTAAAGATGAAGTTTGGAATATGTTGGGCAAGGTAAAAAAGATAGGACCACATGCTCGTCAAGCAGTTGCTTCAGCAGAAAATGCTTTAAAATCAGCATTATTGGAGCAAAGTAACTTGTTCGAAGCACTTGGTCTACGCTACTTTGGACCTGTGGATGGTCATGACATGAATCACTTGGTTCATGTATTAAATGATCTGAAAAATATTCCAGGACCAAAGATTCTTCATGCAGTTACAGTAAAAGGTAAAGGATATGCCTTAGCTGAAAAAGATCAAACTAAATGGCACGCACCAGGTAAGTTTGATAAACTGACGGGAGAAATTAAAAAGAAAACATTCTCTGCTCCTCAACCACCTAAATATCAAGTTGTCTTTGGTGAGACAATTTTAGAAATGGCAAAGGAGAACGAGAAAATTATGGGTATCACTCCTGCAATGCCTTCAGGTTCATCATTAAATATTATGATGAAAGCTATGCCTGATAGAGCCATTGATGTAGGCATCGCAGAACAACATGCCGTTACTTTCGCTGCAGGTTTAGCCGCAGAAGGAATGGTTGCTTTCTGTAATATATACTCATCATTTATGCAAAGAGCATATGATCAGGTTATTCATGATGTATGTATCCAAAACCTTCCGGTAATTTTCTGCTTGGACAGAGCAGGTTTTGCAGGAGCAGATGGAGCCACTCACCACGGTGCCTATGATATTGCTTTCATGAGATGTATTCCAAACTTAGTGGTGGCAGCACCAATGAACGAGGCGGAATTACGTTACATGATGAAAACGGCAGAACAACACAGAACATCACCATTCTGTATCCGCTATCCAAGAGGTCAAGGTGTAATGCCAGAATGGAGAGTACCTTTAGAAACTATCGAAGTGGGTAAAGGACGTACTGTTCATGAAGGCGAGGATGTAGCCATTCTTACTTTTGGTCACATTGGTAATTATGTCGTTCAGCTACGCGATCGTTTCCAATCGGAAGGATTAAATCCAGGTCATTACGATTTACGTTTTGCAAAACCACTAGATCACGACTTATTAAAAGAAGTTTTCGATAAGTACGATAAAATCATCACTGTAGAGGATGGCTGTTTACAAGGCGGTATCGGTTCTGCAGTTTTAGAATGGATGATGGACAATCAATACACGAATAAAAGAGTGGTTAGATTGGGTATTCCTGATACTATTATCGAGCATGGTGAGCAAATCGAATTACAAGCTGAAGCAGGTTTTGATCATGAAGGAATCTTCCAAGCGGTAGCGAATTTATCAGAGAAAGTACAAAATGCAGAAGTGATTTTAGAAAAAAATAAAATCATTTGA
- the leuB gene encoding 3-isopropylmalate dehydrogenase, with amino-acid sequence MNKKITVIAGDGIGLEVTGITQNILEIIGERFGHSFEFTPALIGHAAIEATGEPCPQETIDTCRASDAVLLGAVGMPMYDNNPNLKVRPEQGLLKIRKELGLFSNIRPIKLFDELLYTSSIKPEILQGSDIIFFRELTGGIYFGTPRERNEDGTEAIDTLRYSKMEVERIARQAFESAMTRRKKLCSVDKANVLESSRLWRETVQELSSEYPEVEVTHMFIDNAAMQLIRDPKQFDVIVTGNMFGDILTDEASQIAGSMGMLPSASVGAEIGLYEPIHGSAPDIAGKGIANPIASVLSGALLLDISFGLKEESDAIISAVDQFLKDGYRTLDIATDTTPEDKRMNTAQTGEKLAELLASVAV; translated from the coding sequence ATGAACAAGAAAATCACAGTGATCGCCGGCGACGGTATCGGGTTAGAAGTAACAGGCATCACTCAAAATATATTGGAAATTATTGGTGAGCGTTTCGGACATTCATTCGAATTCACTCCAGCGTTAATTGGTCACGCAGCCATTGAAGCCACAGGCGAACCTTGTCCACAAGAGACAATCGATACTTGTCGTGCTTCTGATGCAGTACTTTTAGGTGCTGTAGGTATGCCAATGTATGACAACAATCCTAACTTAAAAGTACGTCCTGAACAAGGTCTATTGAAGATCCGTAAGGAATTAGGTTTGTTCTCTAACATCCGTCCAATTAAACTTTTTGATGAGTTATTGTATACATCATCAATCAAACCAGAAATCTTACAAGGTTCTGACATTATCTTCTTCCGTGAATTAACTGGAGGTATCTACTTTGGTACTCCTCGTGAAAGAAACGAAGACGGTACTGAGGCCATCGATACGCTTCGTTACTCTAAAATGGAAGTAGAGAGAATTGCTCGTCAAGCTTTTGAATCAGCAATGACTCGTCGTAAGAAACTTTGTTCAGTAGATAAAGCGAATGTATTGGAATCTTCTCGTTTATGGAGAGAAACAGTACAAGAACTTTCTTCTGAATACCCAGAAGTTGAAGTAACTCACATGTTCATTGATAACGCAGCAATGCAGTTGATCCGTGATCCAAAACAATTCGACGTAATTGTTACTGGTAACATGTTTGGTGATATCCTAACAGACGAAGCTTCTCAGATTGCTGGTTCTATGGGTATGTTGCCATCTGCTTCAGTAGGAGCTGAAATTGGATTATACGAGCCAATCCATGGATCTGCTCCAGATATTGCAGGTAAAGGAATTGCTAACCCAATTGCTTCTGTTTTATCAGGTGCTTTATTATTAGACATCTCATTTGGTCTTAAAGAAGAAAGCGATGCCATTATTAGTGCAGTCGATCAATTCTTGAAAGACGGATATAGAACATTAGATATCGCAACAGATACAACTCCTGAAGATAAGCGTATGAATACAGCGCAAACAGGAGAAAAGTTAGCTGAACTTTTAGCATCAGTTGCTGTATAA
- a CDS encoding MotA/TolQ/ExbB proton channel family protein: MLDLFYQGGYEFMSTLTIVGGFMVFFLVLTIMRRGKVSQKKSMVLMKEFGTLALVVGIFGQLIGLYSAMIAIEAAGGVPLALLAGGIKVSMITTLYGFLIFLISRIAGIILQATAKSE, translated from the coding sequence ATGTTAGATTTATTTTATCAGGGAGGTTATGAATTTATGAGTACACTAACTATTGTAGGTGGATTCATGGTATTTTTTCTGGTCCTAACCATAATGAGAAGAGGAAAAGTTTCTCAAAAAAAATCAATGGTACTTATGAAAGAGTTTGGAACATTGGCTCTAGTAGTAGGTATTTTTGGTCAATTAATAGGTCTTTACAGCGCAATGATTGCTATTGAAGCAGCCGGAGGAGTCCCACTAGCATTATTAGCAGGAGGTATAAAAGTATCTATGATCACCACACTTTACGGTTTTCTCATCTTCTTGATCTCAAGAATTGCTGGTATCATTCTCCAGGCAACAGCAAAATCAGAATAA
- a CDS encoding sensor histidine kinase — MINKKLIGSIVHQKVAFEITYWGIMFIITCLFLGHFHQDYFNTFLFCAFWFPFTIGFTFYLNKVLIQKYLYTKRIGKFILYLMYSIIISTYIQIVLIIGFFIALTDLNYENMNPIINDFSVLWFVQLFTTAMYSFLYQVREDQKKKQKIYQLEKDKLEIGYQLKELELNTLKDQIHPHFLFNTLNNIYGLAIEKSDDLPQILLQLSSLLDYLVYQSKEEKVSLNKEIKVLKEYIALEQLRLDNRLSYQFDEDKFSDTIEIIPFLLFPMVENAFKHGIKSNTDNAFLNIKIYIDNSTFYFLMSNSKPANKIKSDKKGTGLENLRKRLALCYPNQHQLVIDENEREYNIQLSIKIDNE, encoded by the coding sequence ATGATCAATAAGAAACTAATAGGAAGTATTGTACATCAGAAAGTGGCTTTTGAAATCACTTATTGGGGGATTATGTTTATAATTACCTGTCTATTTTTAGGGCACTTCCATCAAGATTATTTCAACACCTTTTTATTTTGTGCCTTTTGGTTTCCATTTACTATTGGATTCACCTTCTATCTAAATAAGGTATTAATTCAAAAATACCTCTACACTAAGCGGATTGGGAAGTTTATTCTCTATCTGATGTACTCCATTATTATCAGTACATATATTCAGATTGTATTAATTATAGGGTTCTTTATCGCTTTGACTGATCTGAACTATGAGAACATGAACCCTATCATCAACGATTTCTCTGTTTTGTGGTTTGTGCAACTTTTTACCACAGCCATGTACTCATTTTTATATCAAGTAAGAGAGGACCAGAAGAAGAAGCAGAAAATATATCAACTTGAAAAAGATAAGCTCGAAATCGGTTACCAATTAAAGGAGTTGGAATTAAATACGCTAAAAGATCAGATTCATCCACATTTTCTATTCAATACCCTCAATAATATCTACGGATTAGCCATTGAAAAATCAGATGATCTCCCTCAAATACTTTTACAATTAAGTAGTTTGTTGGACTATTTGGTGTATCAATCCAAAGAAGAGAAAGTAAGTTTAAACAAAGAAATTAAGGTATTAAAGGAATATATAGCTTTAGAACAGCTAAGATTAGACAACCGTTTATCCTATCAATTCGATGAGGATAAGTTTTCGGACACTATCGAAATAATTCCCTTCCTACTTTTCCCAATGGTGGAGAATGCCTTTAAGCATGGGATAAAATCAAATACAGACAATGCCTTTCTTAACATCAAAATATATATTGATAACAGTACATTCTACTTTTTGATGAGTAATAGCAAGCCGGCAAATAAGATCAAAAGTGATAAAAAAGGAACAGGACTAGAGAACCTTCGAAAAAGGCTTGCACTTTGTTATCCGAATCAACATCAATTAGTCATTGATGAAAACGAGAGAGAATATAACATCCAACTAAGTATTAAAATTGATAATGAGTAA
- a CDS encoding LytR/AlgR family response regulator transcription factor, protein MSNYKVLIIDDEPIARRIVKNFLSQIDGYEVVGEASDAKAGFAEVMQNDIDLLFLDIEMPEISGLNFLRSLAQPPKVIIISAYREYAVEGFDLNVVDYLLKPVAIDRFKSAIEKFESSLQNHNKGIEQIKNDYLFIRSDRKHYKINYQQITYIESQSDYLIIHGTEQQTWKTKDTIKHIEEKLPSKFIRIHRSYIVNMNHVTALNRELVEIEQEMLPVSKSFREEVIKLFEKGN, encoded by the coding sequence ATGAGTAACTACAAAGTATTAATCATAGATGATGAACCTATCGCGAGAAGAATCGTGAAAAACTTCTTATCTCAAATAGATGGATATGAAGTAGTGGGAGAAGCTTCTGATGCAAAAGCAGGCTTTGCAGAGGTCATGCAAAACGACATTGATTTACTCTTTTTGGATATCGAAATGCCCGAAATCTCTGGACTAAATTTCTTAAGATCTTTGGCACAACCTCCTAAAGTGATTATCATTTCTGCCTACAGAGAATATGCTGTAGAAGGGTTTGATCTAAATGTGGTGGACTATCTATTAAAGCCAGTGGCTATTGATCGATTTAAATCAGCTATCGAAAAGTTTGAGTCTTCATTACAAAATCACAATAAAGGAATAGAACAAATCAAAAATGATTATCTCTTTATTCGTTCCGATAGAAAGCACTATAAGATTAATTATCAACAAATTACTTATATAGAGAGTCAGTCAGACTATCTGATCATCCACGGAACAGAACAACAAACCTGGAAAACTAAAGATACCATCAAACACATCGAAGAAAAGCTGCCATCAAAGTTTATTCGAATACATCGTTCTTATATTGTTAATATGAACCATGTAACAGCCTTAAACCGTGAATTGGTGGAAATAGAACAGGAAATGTTGCCTGTAAGTAAAAGCTTTAGAGAAGAGGTGATAAAACTGTTTGAGAAAGGAAATTAA